A window of Leptotrichia wadei contains these coding sequences:
- a CDS encoding SIR2 family NAD-dependent protein deacylase yields the protein MHILFLELGVGRNTPVIVKYSFWYMTMENKKAVYACINYREAFCPIKLEDRSICLDGDIGEVLGEIYKKIEEDI from the coding sequence ATGCACATTTTATTTCTAGAATTAGGAGTTGGCAGAAATACACCTGTAATCGTGAAATATTCATTTTGGTATATGACGATGGAAAACAAAAAAGCTGTTTATGCTTGTATAAATTACAGGGAAGCATTTTGTCCGATTAAACTTGAAGATAGAAGTATTTGTTTAGATGGGGATATTGGGGAAGTTTTGGGTGAAATATATAAAAAAATTGAAGAAGATATTTAA